Proteins co-encoded in one Pelobates fuscus isolate aPelFus1 chromosome 5, aPelFus1.pri, whole genome shotgun sequence genomic window:
- the LOC134612106 gene encoding olfactory receptor 11L1-like: MHFSNQTNNKDFVILGLLNIPDLDIPLFVAFFLIFLATIIGNLIILTVVWLERALHTPMYFFLTNLSFLEIWYTATIVPKLLTNLLVKNNNISFSGCMTQLFFFVTFGASECYFLLVMAYDRYMAICKPLHYSLLMDTKTCFQLVTGSWTTGVLTGLIPVLLISQLQFCQSRQINHFFCDIPPLLELSCSNTNNTEISIFILSLLVLFGSLMLTLISYVFIVISILRIASANGRNRTFSTCGAHLTVVLIYYGTMIFMYVRPHSNYSSDLKKCVSIFYTVVTPGLNPIIYSLRNKEMKISVRRVLKRFILS; encoded by the coding sequence ATGCATTTTTCCAACCAAACCAATAATAAAGATTTTGTGATTCTTGGACTGTTAAACATTCCGGATCTTGACATCCCTCTCTTTGTTgctttctttcttatttttttagcAACCATCATTGGAAATCTAATAATTTTAACTGTGGTGTGGCTAGAGAGAGCTCTTCATACACCAATGTACTTTTTCCTTACCAACCTCTCTTTCTTGGAGATCTGGTACACAGCAACTATTGTTCCAAAGTTGTTAACCAATCTCTTAGTAAAGAACAACAATATATCTTTTTCAGGGTGTATGACtcaattatttttctttgttacATTTGGGGCCTCTGAGTGCTACTTTCTATTAGTCATGGCATATGACCGCTACATGGCCATCTGCAAACCTCTGCATTATTCCTTGCTAATGGACACCAAAACCTGTTTTCAGCTAGTCACTGGTTCTTGGACAACTGGAGTTCTGACCGGACTGATTCCAGTTCTGCTTATTTCACAGTTACAGTTCTGTCAGTCTCGACAAATCAACCACTTTTTCTGTGATATTCCACCTTTGTTAGAGCTCTCTTGCAGTAACACTAATAATACAGAAATCTctatctttattctgtctctcctgGTTCTGTTTGGCTCTTTAATGCTAACACTAATATCCTATGTTTTCATTGTCATTTCTATATTACGCATTGCTTCAGCCAATGGCAGGAATAGAACATTCTCCACCTGTGGAGCTCACCTTACTGTAGTATTAATCTATTATGGTACTATGATATTTATGTATGTTCGCCCTCATTCCAATTACTCATCTGATTTAAAGAAATGTGTATCCATTTTCTATACTGTGGTCACTCCAGGTCTAAATCCTATTATCTACAGTTTGAGAAACAAAGAAATGAAAATATCAGTTAGAAGGGTGTTAAAGAGATTCATATTATCATGA